DNA from Micromonospora nigra:
CGCTGGTTCGCGACGAGGTACCGGCGCTGCTGGCCCAGGTGCCGGCGCTGTACGACCGGGTGGAGCCGGCGGCGACGGCGGCGATCGCCGCGTTGGAGGAGTTCGTGGCCTGGCTGGGTGCCGGCCTGGCGGCCGACGCGGGTCCCGGTCGTGACCCACGGCTGGGTCGGCGGCGCTGGGAGGCGCGGCTGTGGCACACCCTCGACACGGAGTTGGGGGCCGCCGAGATCCAGCGGCGGGCCTGGGCCAACCTGGACCGGGTCACCGGGGAGATCCGGGCGGCGGCCGTCGAACTGGTGGGCGGCCCGGCCGACGACGAGACGGTACGCCGCGCCCTGGGCCTGCTCGCCGCCGAGCATCCCGACGACCACACCATCGTGGAGTTGGCCTCGGTCACCCTGGACGAGGCGAGCGACTTCGTCCGCGCCCACGACCTGGTGACGGTGGTCGAGGATCCGTGCGTGATCCAGGAGATGCCGCAGTTCGCCCGGGGCGTGGCGGTGGCGTACTGCGACGCGCCGGGCCCGCTGGAGACGGCTGACGTGCCGACGTTCTACTGCATTGCGCCGACCCCGGCGGACTGGCCGGCGCACCGGGTCGAGTCGTTCTACCGCGAGTACAACGACCACATGATCCGCAACCTGACGGTGCACGAGGCGATGCCGGGGCACTTCCTCCAGCTCGCCCACGCCCGCCGGCACGCCGGCCCGACGCGGGCGCGGGCGGTGGCCCGTTCCGGCCCGTTCATCGAGGGCTGGGCGGTCTACACCGAGGAGCTGATGGCCGGGCTGGGCTTCGGCGGGCTGCCGGTGCGGTTGCAGCAGCTCAAGATGCAGCTGCGGATGACCATCAACGCGCTGCTCGACCAGTTGGTGCACTGCGATCAGATGACCGAGGCGGACGCGTTGGCGCTGATGACCGAACGCGGCTTCCAGGAGGAGGGTGAGGCGGCCGGCAAGTGGCGTAGGGCGTTGCTCACCTCGACCCAACTGTCGACGTACTTCGTCGGGTACAGCGAGGTCGCGGGGATCGCCGCGGCCCGGCCGGACGGCGTGTCGCACCGCGAGTGGCACGACGCGATGCTGGCGCACGACTGCCCGCCGCCGCGGCACCTGCGCACCCTGCTCGGCGTCTGATCCGCCGTTAGGACGGGCGACGGTCCACCGTTCCCGCCGGGTTGGACGGGCGGCGGTCGACCGGGCCGCCCAGGTCAGGACGGGCGGCGGTCCACCACGCCGGCGCCCGGCGGCACCGTGAAGGCCGCCGAGTCCACCGCCTCCTGGTAGCGGGTCAGCGCCACCTCGACGGGCTTGCCGTCGACCTCGCCGCGGAAGCTGCCCAGCGCCCCGTCGGTGGTGACGCAGGCGGTGAAGTCGTCGGCGCTGCGGCGCACCTCGACGCAGGTGGCGTGCAGCCCGGCCAGCGTGGTGTCGCTCTGGGTGATGACGGCGGCGGAGTCCAGGGCGGCGGTGGTGAGCCTGCCCATCACCATCGGTGGAGTGACCAGCCCCTGGCGCTCGACCTCGTCGAACACCACGACGGACGGCTTGGCGTTCGGCGCGGGTGGTGGCTCCAGCGTGCAGACGGTCCGGTCGTCGGTCGTCTCGCAGCGGGTGGTGGCCTCCTCGGTGACGGTCACCCTGCCGCCGGGCCAGGTGTACGCCGACCGCGCGGGTTGCTGCCCCTGGGTGATGGTGGCGGTCTGCCCGCCGGGTAGCTGGTAGTCGGCCGAGTAGGTCAGCGTCAGCGCCTGATCCATCCGGGCGGCGAGTTCGTTGACCACGTCAGCCCGTTCCAGTGCCCGCCCGGCGTCGTCGAGGGCCTGACACCCGGTGACGGTGAGCGACGCGATGACCGACAGGGCGAGCACACGGAGAGTGGTCGTGGCGGCGGGCATGGCGCCCAGCCTGATCGATCGCGTCCTCCGGACGCAAACCGGTTGTCGGTTGAGGCCCGAGAATACGGGAATGTCCGTCTTGGTGGGCCCCGGACCGTGGGCTGTGGCACGCCCGGGCACCGTGCCCGGCCGCGCGGACCGATACGCTGCGTTCAACACCTGCCTCAGCCGCACCGTCGCGGCCCATGCCGGACCGGACCACACGAACGAGGAGCGACTCAGTGGCAACCATCGAGGGAATCGTCGCCCGGGAGATCCTGGACTCCCGGGGCAACCCGACCGTCGAGGTCGAGGTCGGGCTCGACGACGGCACGATCGCCCGCGCCGCGGTGCCGTCCGGCGCCTCCACGGGCGCCTTCGAGGCGATCGAGCTGCGCGACGGTGACAAGTCCCGCTACCTGGGCAAGGGCGTCGAGAAGGCGGTCGCCAACATCGAGGACAAGATCGTCGACCAGCTCATCGGGTACGAGGCCAGCGAGCAGCGGCTGATCGACCAGAAGATGCTCGACATCGACGGCACCGACAACAAGGGCGAGCTGGGCGCGAACGCGATCCTCGGCGTCTCCCTCGCGGTGGCGAAGGCGGCGGCCGGCAGCGCCGAGCTGAGCCTGTTCCGCTACCTGGGCGGCCCCAACGCGCACCTGTTGCCGGTGCCGATGATGAACATCCTCAACGGCGGCGCGCACGCGGACTCCAACGTCGACGTCCAGGAGTTCATGATCGCGCCGATCGGCGCGCCGAGCTTCCGTGACGCGCTGCGCTCGGGTGCCGAGGTCTACCACGCCCTCAAGTCCGTGCTGAAGGCGAAGGGCCTGTCCACCGGCCTGGGCGACGAGGGTGGCTTCGCGCCGAACCTGCCCACCAACGCCGCCGCGCTCGACCTGATCGCCGAGGCGGTCGAGAAGGCCGGCTACCGGCTCGGCAGCGACATCGTCTTCGCCCTCGACGTGGCGGCCACGGAGTTCTTCGAGGCCGGCACCTACACCTTCGAGGGCACGGCGAAGACCGCCGAGGACATGAGCAACTACTACACCAAGCTGGCCGGCGACTACCCGATCGTGTCGATCGAGGACCCGCTGGCCGAGGACGACTGGAGCGGCTGGGCCACCCTGACCGCCGCGCTCGGCGACCGCGTCCAGATCGTCGGCGACGACCTGTTCGTCACCAACCCGCAGCGCATCGCCCGGGGCATCGCCGAGAAGGCCGCCAACGCGGTGCTGGTGAAGGTCAACCAGATCGGCTCGCTGACCGAGACCCTGGACGCGGTCGACCTGGCCCACCGGGCCGGCTTCCGGTGCATGATGAGCCACCGTTCCGGCGAGACCGAGGACACCACCATCGCCGACCTGGCGGTGGCCACCGGCTGCGGCCAGATCAAGACCGGTGCCCCGGCCCGCTCCGACCGGGTGGCGAAGTACAACCAGCTCCTGCGCATCGAGGAGGAGTTGGCCGACGCGGCGCGGTACGCCGGGGCGGGCGCCTTCCCGCGCTACCGTTCCGCCTGACGACGCCGAACCTCGGGGGAGGGGTGTGACGATGCAGCAGCGCCGCACACCGGGCGGCCAACGCCCCGCCCGCCGGCCGGGTCAGCCCGGCCGGCCGGGCGGGGTCCGCAGTGGACGGCCGTCGGCCCGGGACGGCGGCGTCCGCGCCGACCCCCGGTCGACCGCCGGTCGCGCTCCGGGCGCGGCCCGGGGTGCCGAGGGCGTACGCTCCGCGAACCGGCCCGCCGCCGCCCGGCGTACGGCGGCCGGGGGCACGGTCACGCGGCTCGCCGCACCCCGGTCCCGAGGTGTCACCGGGCGGGCCACCGTGCTGTTCGCGGTGCTGATCGCGCTGGCCCTGGCGTACACCTATCCCGTCCGGGTCTACCTCGACCAGCAGGCCGACATCGAACGGATGGAGGCGTCCCAGGCGGCCCAGCGGGAGCTGATCGCCGAGCTGGCCGCCGAGGCCGCCAAGTGGGAGGACGACGCGTACGTCGAGACGAAGGCCCGGGAGCGGTTCTTCATGAGCCGCCCCGGGGAGAAGATCGTGATCCTCCTGGACGACCCGGCGGGCGCCGCCCGGGACGCGGGTGAACCGGCCGGGCCGGCCGCGGCGGACGTGCCCGACCCCTGGTACGACACGCTGTGGTCGAGCGTGCGGGCCGCCAACGGCGAGCAGACCGACAACTAGGGCACCGAACGAGAGATGGGCACCGTGACTGTCGTACCACCGCAGGAGCCGGCGGCGGAATCCGTACCCCCGCCGGAGCGTGAACCGGCCAGCGAGGCCGACCTGGCCGCGGTGGCCGCGCAACTCGGGCGCCCGCCCCGGGGCACCCGGGCCGTGGCCCACCGGTGCCCGTGCGGCCTGCCCGACGTGGTGGAGACGACGCCGCGACTGGCCGACGGCACCCCCTTCCCGACCCTGTTCTACCTGACCTGTCCCCGCGCGACGGCGGCCTGCAGCCGGCTGGAGTCGGCCGGGTTGATGAAGGAGATGGCGGACCGGTTGGCGGCCGATCCGGAACTGGCCGCCCGCTACCGCGCCGCGCACGAGGACTACCTGGCCCGGCGGGACGCGATCGGCGAGGTGCCGGAGATCGCCGGCACCTCGGCCGGCGGGATGCCCGGCCGGGTCAAGTGCCTGCACGTGCACCTCGGTCACGCCCTCGGCGCCGGGCCCGGGGTGAACCCGTTCGGCGACGAGACCCTCGGGCTGGTGGAGAAGTGGTGGGCGGCCGGCCCCTGCGTGGACGTGCCGGCGGGCGGGTGAGCGCGGGTGAGATCCTGGTCCGCCGGGCCCGCACCTCGGACGTGCGGGGCATCCGGCGGCTGGTGGACACCTACACCGACGACCGGCGGCTGCTCAGCAAGGCCACGGTGACCCTGTACGAGGACGTGCAGGAGTTCCGGGTGGCGGTGACCGGCGGCGGGGCCGTGGTGGGCTGCGGCGCGCTGCACGTGATGTGGGAGGACCTGGCCGAGATCCGGACGGTGGCGGTCGACCCGACGTACCGGGGCCGCAGCATCGGGCACCGGATCGTCCGCGAACTGATCGACTCGGCGCGGGAACTGGGCGTGTCCCGGATCTTCGTGCTCACCTTCGAGACCTCGTTCTTCGGGTCGTTCGGCTTCACCGAGATCGACGGTGCGCCGGTGCCGCAACCCGTGTACGAGCAGCTGCTGCGCTCGTACGACGAGGGCGTCGCCGAGTTCCTGGACCTGGAACGCGTCAAGCCGAACACCCTGGGCAACACCCGCATGCTGCTGCGCCTCTGACCCGCTGTCGTAGGGTTGCCGGTGTGACGTCGCGCGTGGCCGCCATCGACTGCGGCACCAACTCGATCCGACTGCTGGTCGCCGACCTGCCCGACCCGGCGGCGGGCCCGCAGGCGCCGCTGACCGACCTGAGCCGCCGGATGGAGATCGTCCGGCTGGGGCAGGGCGTCGACCGGACGGGCCGACTCGCGCCGGAGGCGATCGAGCGCACCCGGGTGGCGTTGGCCAGCTTCGCCGCCGACATCGACCGGCTCGGCGCGGGGCGGGTCCGGATGTGCGCGACGTCGGCGTCCCGCGACGCGCAGAACGCGGCCGAGTTCCGGGAGATGGTGCAGCGGACCCTGGGTGTCGCCCCCGAGGTGGTCACCGGCGACGAGGAGGCGCGGCTGTCCTTCACCGGCGCGGTGCGCGGCCTGCCCGCCGACGCCCGGCCGCCGTACCTGGTGGTGGACATCGGCGGCGGCTCGACCGAGTTCGTGGTCGGCACCCGCGAGGGCGGGGTCGAGGCGGCGATCTCGATGGACATCGGCTGTGTCCGGATGACCGAGCGTCACCTGCACGGCGACCCGCCGGGCCCGGACGAGGTGGCCGCCGCGCAGGCCGACATCGCGGCAGCCGTGGACCGGGCGCTGGAGGCGGTCCCCGGGCGTTCGGCGGCCACCCTGGTCGGCCTGGCCGGTTCGGTCACCACCGTGGTGGCGATCGCCCAGGGCCTCACCGCGTACGAGCCGGAGCGCATCCACCACGCCCGGGTGTCGTACGACCGGGTGGCGGAGGTGACCGCCGACCTGCTGGCGAAGTCCCGCGAGCAGCGGCTGGCCATCCCGGTGATGCATCCGGGCCGGGCCGACGTGATCGGGGCGGGAGCCCTGGTGCTCCGCGTGATCATGGAGCGTTCGGGGCTGGGCACGGTGGTCGCCTCGGAGCACGACATCCTCGACGGCATCGCCTGGAGCCTCGCCTGACGGGTCGGCGAGGCGGCGGCACGCGCCAACCTGGGAAATGGCTGAACGGATGAGTCCGAGGGGACAGCGCCGGAAACGGCCGGTCGCTACGGTGTCGTCTGCTCATCAACCCCTCGGAAGGACAACTTCGTGTCAGAGCAGGTCGCACCGCCCCCCACTTCGGACGCTCCGCAGGCCCCGCCGGCCGTGCAGGCGCCGCCCCCGGCGGAGCCGGAGCACAGGTCCGGCGGCAAGAAGAAGGCGTTCGGCATCATCGGCGCGGTCGTGGTGTTCCTGGTCGTCCTGGGCCTCAAGTTCGGCCTCGGCTCCGTGCTCGGCAACGTGTTCAACGCCGACGAGACCGCCGACGCGAAGGCCGGCGACTGCATCGCCGAGCTGCCCGAGGTCACCGGCACCGCGCAGGAGGAGGTCGACAGCGCGAAGGTCGTGGCCTGCACCGACACCGACGCCGCGTACAACGTGGTCGGACGGGTCGACGGGCAGACCGAGGCGCAGGCCCGCTCCGGCGAGGCGTGCAACACCTTCTTCAAGGAGGGCGACGAGGGCTACGTCTTCTACAGCATCAAGCCGGGCAGCACCGGCTACCTGCTCTGCCTGACCAAGAAGGTCTGAGCAGGCTGGCGTACGACCCCGACGGCGGCGCGACACCCGCGCCGCCGTCGGTGTACCCGGGCCCCGACGGCAGCGCGAACAGGAGGTGAACGCCACTCCTACCTCGTCTTCCCGGCACGGTCACGGCGTGGCAGGCTACCGGCACGTAGCACCACTGGGCGACCAGCCAACGTTGACTGACCGCTAGGAGGACGGCCGATGGGCGACATGGTGACCTTTCCCGGCACGGGAATGACGAGCCAGGGGTACCTCGCGATACCCTCCACCGGTGCGGCCAGCCCCGCGGTCATCGTCATCCAGGACTGGTGGGGCCTGGTGCCCCACATCCGGTCCGTCGTCGACCGGTTCGCCGAGGCCGGATTCGTCGCCCTCGCCCCCGACTTCCGGCACGGCGGCCCCGCCGCGAAGCCGAGTGAGCCGCGGCAGATGCTGAACAGCGCGCAGCTCGACGAGGCGGCGGCGGACATCGCCACCGCCGCCGACTACCTCGCCGGCCGACCCGAGGTCACCGGCAAGGTCGGCTGCGTCGGGTTCTGCGCCGGTGCCAGCCTGGCGCTGTGGTCGGCGACCCGCACCGAGCGGATCATCGCCACCGCCGCCTTCTACCCGCGGCTGCCGTGGGACGGCATGCCGGCCCGGTGGCCCGCCTACGCGGGCAAGGCCGCCCTCGTGCACTGCGCCGAGGCCGACGGCACCTCCACCGACGACGGCGTCCAGGCCGTACGGGGGGCCGTCGAGGCCGCCGGCGGCACCTGCCAACTGCACGA
Protein-coding regions in this window:
- a CDS encoding DUF885 domain-containing protein — translated: MEEFAPLAERIVEALLASRPRLAASAGDHRWDDRLPDLSVEAVAADRAMLVDASDALSEVDPDALDVDERVDHAMLSALVDRELFEADEIRAYEWDPLAHNPGPLLHALVARSYAPPDERLARLAGRLAAVPDALATARATLRDMPRVHAETAVGQFTGAAALVRDEVPALLAQVPALYDRVEPAATAAIAALEEFVAWLGAGLAADAGPGRDPRLGRRRWEARLWHTLDTELGAAEIQRRAWANLDRVTGEIRAAAVELVGGPADDETVRRALGLLAAEHPDDHTIVELASVTLDEASDFVRAHDLVTVVEDPCVIQEMPQFARGVAVAYCDAPGPLETADVPTFYCIAPTPADWPAHRVESFYREYNDHMIRNLTVHEAMPGHFLQLAHARRHAGPTRARAVARSGPFIEGWAVYTEELMAGLGFGGLPVRLQQLKMQLRMTINALLDQLVHCDQMTEADALALMTERGFQEEGEAAGKWRRALLTSTQLSTYFVGYSEVAGIAAARPDGVSHREWHDAMLAHDCPPPRHLRTLLGV
- the eno gene encoding phosphopyruvate hydratase, encoding MATIEGIVAREILDSRGNPTVEVEVGLDDGTIARAAVPSGASTGAFEAIELRDGDKSRYLGKGVEKAVANIEDKIVDQLIGYEASEQRLIDQKMLDIDGTDNKGELGANAILGVSLAVAKAAAGSAELSLFRYLGGPNAHLLPVPMMNILNGGAHADSNVDVQEFMIAPIGAPSFRDALRSGAEVYHALKSVLKAKGLSTGLGDEGGFAPNLPTNAAALDLIAEAVEKAGYRLGSDIVFALDVAATEFFEAGTYTFEGTAKTAEDMSNYYTKLAGDYPIVSIEDPLAEDDWSGWATLTAALGDRVQIVGDDLFVTNPQRIARGIAEKAANAVLVKVNQIGSLTETLDAVDLAHRAGFRCMMSHRSGETEDTTIADLAVATGCGQIKTGAPARSDRVAKYNQLLRIEEELADAARYAGAGAFPRYRSA
- a CDS encoding FtsB family cell division protein, translating into MQQRRTPGGQRPARRPGQPGRPGGVRSGRPSARDGGVRADPRSTAGRAPGAARGAEGVRSANRPAAARRTAAGGTVTRLAAPRSRGVTGRATVLFAVLIALALAYTYPVRVYLDQQADIERMEASQAAQRELIAELAAEAAKWEDDAYVETKARERFFMSRPGEKIVILLDDPAGAARDAGEPAGPAAADVPDPWYDTLWSSVRAANGEQTDN
- a CDS encoding DUF501 domain-containing protein, coding for MTVVPPQEPAAESVPPPEREPASEADLAAVAAQLGRPPRGTRAVAHRCPCGLPDVVETTPRLADGTPFPTLFYLTCPRATAACSRLESAGLMKEMADRLAADPELAARYRAAHEDYLARRDAIGEVPEIAGTSAGGMPGRVKCLHVHLGHALGAGPGVNPFGDETLGLVEKWWAAGPCVDVPAGG
- a CDS encoding amino-acid N-acetyltransferase, with amino-acid sequence MSAGEILVRRARTSDVRGIRRLVDTYTDDRRLLSKATVTLYEDVQEFRVAVTGGGAVVGCGALHVMWEDLAEIRTVAVDPTYRGRSIGHRIVRELIDSARELGVSRIFVLTFETSFFGSFGFTEIDGAPVPQPVYEQLLRSYDEGVAEFLDLERVKPNTLGNTRMLLRL
- a CDS encoding Ppx/GppA phosphatase family protein, whose protein sequence is MAAIDCGTNSIRLLVADLPDPAAGPQAPLTDLSRRMEIVRLGQGVDRTGRLAPEAIERTRVALASFAADIDRLGAGRVRMCATSASRDAQNAAEFREMVQRTLGVAPEVVTGDEEARLSFTGAVRGLPADARPPYLVVDIGGGSTEFVVGTREGGVEAAISMDIGCVRMTERHLHGDPPGPDEVAAAQADIAAAVDRALEAVPGRSAATLVGLAGSVTTVVAIAQGLTAYEPERIHHARVSYDRVAEVTADLLAKSREQRLAIPVMHPGRADVIGAGALVLRVIMERSGLGTVVASEHDILDGIAWSLA
- a CDS encoding LppU/SCO3897 family protein, producing the protein MSEQVAPPPTSDAPQAPPAVQAPPPAEPEHRSGGKKKAFGIIGAVVVFLVVLGLKFGLGSVLGNVFNADETADAKAGDCIAELPEVTGTAQEEVDSAKVVACTDTDAAYNVVGRVDGQTEAQARSGEACNTFFKEGDEGYVFYSIKPGSTGYLLCLTKKV
- a CDS encoding dienelactone hydrolase family protein — encoded protein: MGDMVTFPGTGMTSQGYLAIPSTGAASPAVIVIQDWWGLVPHIRSVVDRFAEAGFVALAPDFRHGGPAAKPSEPRQMLNSAQLDEAAADIATAADYLAGRPEVTGKVGCVGFCAGASLALWSATRTERIIATAAFYPRLPWDGMPARWPAYAGKAALVHCAEADGTSTDDGVQAVRGAVEAAGGTCQLHDYPGTAHAFFNEDRPEHFDQRAATSAWARTLEHFRAKLG